The following DNA comes from Flavobacterium sp. N3904.
GTGTCTTTTAGCGAGACTGGGATGCCTTGATCGGTGAAGCCCTCCAGCGAGATTTCGAATGTTCCTGTTACATCTGAAGTGTAAAAAGAAATTGGATTCTCCTTGTTGTCTAAAGCGACGTCGGGGAGCCATAACAATTGATAGCGGTAGTCTGGAATTCTTTCTAGTTTTGCTTTGTCGGTATAATCTGGTGTGAAATATTCTTTTTTGATAGCCGGCCTTAAAACAGAAGCATTCACTATATATGATCCTGATTTTTTGCTAACATAATCCTGATTTTTTGTAGTAAAACTAATCACTCCATTGAATAATTTGGGCCCATAATAATAACCCCCTTGTACAACTGATACTTTATAAATATTTTTTGTTTTATAAGCAAAAAGCTCATTAAAATCTTGTATAAACAATCCGTCTACCAATACTAATGTAGTACCTGGAACCTCAAGTTTGGTAATATAATCTCGGACACCGATTGTATAATCATTCCCCTTTTGTTTGTAATAAATCTCAAATAAAACTTCGGTAATTGTTTCCTGAAGTGTAGGAAAAAAAGAGTAATCCTCTAACACATATTCTCTACCTACAGAATTAAAAAAGCTATCAGATAAATTTGTCTTTACAATACTGTCGGTTTTGTTGGAATAGTATGCGTTTTCTATTTGACTGGCTACGGATCGTTGTAAAATATTATTCTTCATTTCAACCGTTAAATTAAAATTTGGATCAAACTTTAATAATGAATAGTCTATTTTGCTTGGAGAATCTATTTTTATGGTATAATTTTCCCGGTCTTCTCCTATAACTTGAACAATGATATTTGACGCATAATTGACTTTGTCGAGATTAAAAATAAATTTACCTGATGAATTTGTATTGACTATTTTGAAAGTGTAATTTTTTCCCGGAATAGAAAGCGCTATTGACTTGTTTTGAATATCATTTGCTCCGCTTTTTGAAACGATACTGCCTGCAATAATTTCGCCTCGAAGTTCTGGCAAAATTAATTCTCCTTTTGATTGCTGATTAGCCGTATTTGCTTCCCAATTACTTTTAACTTCTTTTGCCGTTATTTGTTTTTTGGTTGGTAAGCTGTCAATTTTTCTAATTGATAATGAATAATTCCCTTTTTCGGATATTTGTTGTGATAAAGGATTAATGTTTAGCGTTATTTTTTCACGTGTTGAAGCTATTTTTTTGTTTAATTGAAGAACAACAGGATCTTTATCTGTTGTATTTTCAATGGTTGTATTAAAGTTCGTTGCAGTATTTATGCTTTTTAAATTAACAGAGTCTATGTTTGTATTTGTACTTACCTTTTCACTTGCCTGAAATGGATTTATAATATAGATATCTTGCTGAAATATATCTTTCAAGGGTTTGTTCAAAATCCAATTTGTATAAGCTATAAGTCTATATTTTCCTGTTTTTAGTGTAGTAGGCACAAAAAAATCTCCTTGACTTATGCCTTTTTGTAAAAATAATTTCTGAATAAAAATGCTCGTATTATCCTCTCCGATAAGCTCAACATAGGCAATTTTACTTACCGAACTCACCTTTTTATCTAAAGGATTTAAACAATATACTTTATAATATAATGTTTCTCCTGTTACAAAAGTTGTAGCATTACAATGCAAATAAAGAGATTCGGGATTTGAGTCCAAAATTGTACTGGCATCTTTATTAGAGTTGCTTTTTTGAGAAAAAACTGAGTGCGTACCGCTTAATAGTAAAGCAACTAATAGTATCGTTTGTTTTAGTCTATCCAAAATAATGGTTTTAAAGTTGATGAAAAAATAGTACAATCTCCACATGGCGACACCACCATGGTATATATATCGTCAAACTGAGTGTTGGGATTCTCTCCAAAATCTCCTCCCACTAAGGTGAGCCCATCATGGTTTAAACCATCAATTAGCTCATTGCCTTTGCATCCAAAAGGACCAAAACAAAAAGGAAATATTTGTTCCGTACAATCGTAGTAATATGGAGGAGGTAATTTTTCTTTAGGAAAAATATCATAAAAATTAAAAAATATTCTTTTTTCGCTTACCGAAGAGACTTCAAAAAAACCAATCACTTTTTCATTAGCATTTTCCATTGCCTTTATGTTACCATAAAAGAAACCAGGCTGATTTTGCGATAGAATACTTCCGGATCCTGCTGTTTTTTTGAGCGTTTCGAAATACGTATAGGCAGCCAGATTTTGAACATATTGGCGGACCAAGATACTGTATCTTTGGCCTATAATAGGATTATTGTCGGCAATGAATCGTATAGGATAAGTCACACGGTCCTCAGTAAGATCGTTGGTGCTGGTCAATAAAATATCCAAAGACTTCTTTGAAGTGTAACAGGTCTTTACATCAACCGTTCTTAATTTAAAATCGACTTCTTGGGGTCCTACAACAAAAATCCTCAGGTTATTGTATTTTGGAGCAACAATCTTGTATGTTTCCTCATATTCAAACCTATAAAATTTAGCTTTTTCGGAGGGATCAAAACTATTTACAGTGATTTGCACTCCGCTTTGCTTGTCCTTTTCGGCAATGTTTGTTGTAATACTTGCTATCTCATTTACAGGAGTCAATGTTTCGTTTCTGGATGTATACGCTTTGCCTTCTTTTGTTGTAATGCTCAATCGGTATTCCCTTTCCGGAACTGCCTGAAATGGAATTACTGAAACGTAAATCCCTTCTTTTTCTTCAAAATCATATTGATTTCCTAAATCGTCTGTAATATATACTTGCGCTCCAGTCTCGAATGTCGGGCCATTTTCTTCAAACTTATATGTTTTTGAAATTTTTATTTCCTGATTCTTCAGCTCGTTGGTTATTATCGCTTCAATAACAATTGCTTCTTCATAAGAATTTGTTTGTAGTGCATACGGCTCTGTACAGCTATTTATGAAAAAGCATATTAGCAGCAGGAAGAATGTATGTGTTTTTATAACTTTCATTTTTTTTATTAATATAGTAATCTTTTAAAGACATTCTTTTCTAGTCTATCCAAAATAATGGTTTTAAAATTGATGAAAAAGTTGAGCAATCTCCACATGGCGATGGCACCATGGTATACGTATCGTCAAACTGACTGTTCGGGTTCTCTCCAAAATCCCCTCCTATTAATGTAAGGGCCTCATGGTTTAAAGCATCAATTAGCTCATTTCCTTTACACCCAAAGTTTCCAAAACAAAAAGGAAGTATTTGTTCGGTACAATCATAATAATAAGGCGGAAGTAATTTTTCTCTAGGAAAAATATCGTAAAAATTGAAGAATATTCTTTTTTCGCTTACGGAAGACACTTCAAAAAAGCCAATCACTTTTTCATTAGCATTGTCCATTGCCTTTATGTTACCATAAAAAAAACCGGGTTGATTTTGTGATAAAATACTTCCTGACCCTGCTGTTTTTTTGAGCGTCTCAAAATAAGTATAGGCAGCCAGATTTTGAACATATTGCCGAACCATAATACTGTATCGCTGGGCTATAATGGGATTATTGTCTGCTATGAAACGTATAGGATAAGTTACACGATCCTCGGTAAGATCGTTGGTGCTGGCCAATAAAATATCTAATGACTTTTTTGTGCTATAACATGTTTTTACATTAACGGTTCGTAACCTAAAATCAACTTTTTGAGGGCCAACAACAAAGATTTCCAGATTATTATAATTTGGAGCAACAATCTTGTAGGTTTCTTCATATTCAAACCTATAAAACCTAGATTCTCCAGAGGGATCAAAACTATTTACAGTAATTTGCACTCCGCTTTCCTTGTTCTTTTCCGTAACATTTGTAGTAACACTCGCAATCTCATTTACAGGTGTAAGCTTTTCGTTTCTCGAAGTATACACTTTACCATCTTTAGTAGTGATGCTCAAACGATACTCTCTACCGGAAACTGCCTGAAAAGGAGTTGCTGAAACGTAAATTCCTTCTTTTTCTTCAAAATCATATTGATGGCCTAAATCATCTGTAATATATACTTGCGCTCCTGTTTCGAATGTTGGTCCATTTTCTTCAAACTTGTAGGTTTTTGATATTTTTATTTCCTGATTCTTAAGTTCATTGGTTATTATCGCCTCAATAACAATCGCTTCTTCATACGAATTTGTCTGTAACGCATACGGCTCTGTACAACTATTTATGAAAAAGCATAATAGTAGCAAGAAGAATGTATGTTTGCATTTTTCTTTCATTTTTTTTAAATTTATATAGTAACCATTTAATGAAACACATTTAATCTATCCAATATAATGGTTTTAAAATTGATGAAAAAGTTGTACAATCTCCGCATGGAGATGGTACCATAGTATAAGTGTCATCAAATTGAGTATCTGGATCCTCACCAAAATCCCCACCTACTAATGTAAGCCCTTCGATCTTTAAAGCACTCATGAGCTCATTTCCTTTACAAGAAGAAGGGAAATAAAGAGGAAAACAAAAAGGAAACACTTGTTCTGTACAATCATAGTAATAAGGAGGAAGCCGTTTTTCTTTAGGAAAAATATCGTAAAAATTAAAGAATATTCTTTTTTCACTTACAGACGATACTTCAAAAAATCCAATCACTTTTTCGTTAGCATCATCCATTGACTTTATATTGCCATAAAAAAAACCGGGTTGATTTTGCGACAAAATACTTCCTGACCCTGCTGTTTTTTTGAGGGTCTCGAAATAAGTATAAGCAGCCAAATTTTGAACATATTGGCGAACCAAAATACTGTACCGTTCAGCTATTATAGGATTACTATCTGCTATGAAACGTATAGGATACGCGACACGGTCTTCGGTTAGATCGTTGGTGCTAGATAATATAATATCTAAGGATTTCTTAGTACTGTAGCAAGTTTTTACATTAACGGTTCGTAACCTAAAATCAACTTTTTGAGGGCCTACTGCCAAAATCTCCAGATTATTATATTTTGGGGCAACTATCTTGTATGTTTCTTCATATTCAAACCTATAAAACCTGGATTTTCCAGAGGGATCAAAACTATTTACAGTGATTTGTACTCCACTTTCATTGTCTTTTTTCGTAACATTTGGAGTAACACTTGCTATCTCATTTACAGGTGTCAATGTTTCGTTTCTCGAAGTATACACTTTGCCCTCTTTTGTCGTGATGCTCAAACGATACTCTCGTCCAGAAACTGCCTGAAATGGAGTTGCGGAAACATAGATTCCCTCTTTTTCTTCAAAATCATATTGATTGCCTAAATCATCTGTTACATAGACTTGCGCTCCAGTCTCGAATGTTGGGCCATTTTCTTCAAACTTGTAGGTTTTTGATATTTTTATTTCCTGATTCTTGAGTTCGTTTGTTATGATCGCTTCAATAACAATTGCTTCTTCATACGAATTTGTCTGTAATGCATACGGTTCTGTACAACTATTAATGAAAAAGCATAGTAACAGTAAGAATGACGTTTGTACACATTTTATATATCTATTTATTTGAATTTTATTCATCGTTAGTTTTTTTAAAACTTAAAGTTATAGGTAACACTTGGAATCGGAATAGAAAAAATAGAAGTTTTGTATGCCTTAACTTTCCCTTGTTCGGTTACAAAATATATAGAATATGGATTATTTCTGCCCAAAACATTGTAAATAGATATATTCCAGAAACTATGTGCCAATTTTTTAATTTTATGATTTCCTTCAATATTAAAACCTATGTCCAAACGGTAATAATCAGGAATTCTAAATTTATTTCGATCACTGTATAATGTATAATCAGCATTCCCATAATGATAAGCACCAATAGGATACGTGATAGGTCTTCCAGATTGATATATAAAATTGGTAGATAGGCTATAGCGTTTGGTAAATTTGTAATTTAGAACAGCACTTACTTCATGTGGTTTGTCAAAATTTGTTGGAAAATACTCTCCATTATTTACTTTCTCATCATCAAATTCACTATTCAATTTTATGAAAGCGCGAGAATAGGTATATCCTAACCAACCATTAAGCCTTCCGTATTGTTTTTTAAGTAATAATTCAATACCATAGGCCTTTCCTTCTCCTTGCAATAACTGTGTTTCAACGTTTTCATTTAAAACAAGTTCGCCTCCTACTTTGTAATCCAATAAATTTTTAGATTTTTTATAATACCCTTCCAAGCTAATTTCAACTAAGTCATCATCAATGTTTTTATACAGTCCCAAAGAATATTGTTGTGATTCTTGAGGATCAACATTTAAATCAGTTAATTTCCATGCGTCTGTAGGAGATTGAGTGGTATTATTAGTTAATAAATGAATGAATTGGTATGTTTTGTCGTAACTTGCTTTTATCGAAAAATCATCTGTAAACAAATAGCGTATTGCTAGTCTCGGTTCAAATCCGCCAAAAGTTTTAATAACTTCATTGTTTTTATACGTTTGGGTACTTATAACAGTTGCATCATTTACTGGTGCATTCTCTTGATAGATTCTTTGAGTAGATTCGCCTAATGCAGCAAAAAATGAATAACGCAACCCTAAATTTATTAATATTTTATCATTTACGCTGTAGTTATCCGCAAAATAAGCCGCTGACTCTAACCCTTTTTCATCATCAATATCAATTGGTATTCTAATGGATTCAGCATTACTTGGAAATAGATGACCAGGATCTACTTTGTAAAGCTTAGTGGAAACACCATAATTAAAATTATGTTTAGGGTTAAGTATGCTTTTAAAATTTAAAATAGCTTGTGTTTCATTCAACTTGTAGCCAAAATTAAAGG
Coding sequences within:
- a CDS encoding DUF4249 domain-containing protein produces the protein MKVIKTHTFFLLLICFFINSCTEPYALQTNSYEEAIVIEAIITNELKNQEIKISKTYKFEENGPTFETGAQVYITDDLGNQYDFEEKEGIYVSVIPFQAVPEREYRLSITTKEGKAYTSRNETLTPVNEIASITTNIAEKDKQSGVQITVNSFDPSEKAKFYRFEYEETYKIVAPKYNNLRIFVVGPQEVDFKLRTVDVKTCYTSKKSLDILLTSTNDLTEDRVTYPIRFIADNNPIIGQRYSILVRQYVQNLAAYTYFETLKKTAGSGSILSQNQPGFFYGNIKAMENANEKVIGFFEVSSVSEKRIFFNFYDIFPKEKLPPPYYYDCTEQIFPFCFGPFGCKGNELIDGLNHDGLTLVGGDFGENPNTQFDDIYTMVVSPCGDCTIFSSTLKPLFWID
- a CDS encoding DUF4249 domain-containing protein yields the protein MKEKCKHTFFLLLLCFFINSCTEPYALQTNSYEEAIVIEAIITNELKNQEIKISKTYKFEENGPTFETGAQVYITDDLGHQYDFEEKEGIYVSATPFQAVSGREYRLSITTKDGKVYTSRNEKLTPVNEIASVTTNVTEKNKESGVQITVNSFDPSGESRFYRFEYEETYKIVAPNYNNLEIFVVGPQKVDFRLRTVNVKTCYSTKKSLDILLASTNDLTEDRVTYPIRFIADNNPIIAQRYSIMVRQYVQNLAAYTYFETLKKTAGSGSILSQNQPGFFYGNIKAMDNANEKVIGFFEVSSVSEKRIFFNFYDIFPREKLLPPYYYDCTEQILPFCFGNFGCKGNELIDALNHEALTLIGGDFGENPNSQFDDTYTMVPSPCGDCSTFSSILKPLFWID
- a CDS encoding DUF4249 domain-containing protein, with protein sequence MNKIQINRYIKCVQTSFLLLLCFFINSCTEPYALQTNSYEEAIVIEAIITNELKNQEIKISKTYKFEENGPTFETGAQVYVTDDLGNQYDFEEKEGIYVSATPFQAVSGREYRLSITTKEGKVYTSRNETLTPVNEIASVTPNVTKKDNESGVQITVNSFDPSGKSRFYRFEYEETYKIVAPKYNNLEILAVGPQKVDFRLRTVNVKTCYSTKKSLDIILSSTNDLTEDRVAYPIRFIADSNPIIAERYSILVRQYVQNLAAYTYFETLKKTAGSGSILSQNQPGFFYGNIKSMDDANEKVIGFFEVSSVSEKRIFFNFYDIFPKEKRLPPYYYDCTEQVFPFCFPLYFPSSCKGNELMSALKIEGLTLVGGDFGEDPDTQFDDTYTMVPSPCGDCTTFSSILKPLYWID